The sequence AGGAAATCCCATCAGAGTATTTCAAAGCTGTAGCTGATTGGTACGAAAAAGAACATCACGCTCGTCCACAGGAAGACTGGATGATTTTTGCGACCGGAGTTGTTCCAGCCATTTCTTCAGCGGTCAGACGATTAACTTCGTTAGGCGATAACGTATTGGTTCAAGCGCCTGTCTATAATATTTTCTACAATTCTATCGTCAACAGCGGCCGTCACGTAGTTTCTAATGATTTAGTTTACGATGGCAAAACTCATTCTTATTCGATTGATTTCACAGATTTGGAAGCAAAATTAAGCGATCCATTGACTAACATGATGATTCTTTGCAATCCTCACAATCCGGTTGGAAAAATTTGGACAAAATCTGAATTAGAAAAAATTGCTAGTTTATGTCTAAAATACGACGTTAAGCTGTTCAGTGATGAGATTCACGGTGACATTACCTTCAACGAAAATGGTTATAATCCTATCTTTGGTTTAGATAGTCAGTATCTCGACAATGTTGTTGTAGCTGTTTCCCCAAGTAAAACTTTCAACGTGGCAGCAATGCATGCGGCAACGATTATCGTTCCTAATGAAAACCTTCGTGCGCAAGTGAGTCGTGGTTTAAATAGTGAAGAATTGGCCGAACCCAATTTCGTAGCTATCCCCGGAACAATTGCCGCTTATACAAAGGGTGGTCCATGGTTGAAGGCTTTGAAAGAACAACTTTTGAAGAACCGTCGATTAGTTTTAGATTTCATCGAAAAGAAAATTCCTCAACTTAAATGGGTACCAGGTCAAGCAACGTACTTATTGTGGTTTGATATTTCAGAAATCACTGATGACGCTGATAAATTAGCTCAATTTATTAAAGATGACAGTGGCTTGATCATCAATCCTGGTTCCGTTTATCGAGGAGATGGTCAATACTTCATTCGAATGAACATCGCCAGTCCCCAAAGTATGATTCAAGACGGTTTGAATCGTTTAGAAAAATCGCTCAATGATTATCAAAAATAACAAAAATCTCTCACAAATTTGGTTGTGGGAGATTTTTTTGTACAGTTGGTATAATATATAACAAAAGATAATTTGTTAAAGCAGGCGAGAAATATGAATACAGCTGGAGCAGTTTTAACTAGAACGAAGGTCCAACCGCAATTAGATTTTAATTTTAAAAAGAAGCATGTCGGCATTCTCAGTGGTTCATTCAATCCAATTCACAATGGACATTTGATGATTGCTCAACAAGTTTTTGAACAGTTAAATTTGGATAAGATTTTATTTATTCCTAGTAAAGTGCCACCACATCGTGGAGTTAGTCGCTACATTCCTAAAGTCAGCGTTGATGATCGTATCAATATGATCAAATACGGCATTAGAGATAATCCTAACTTTCAACTTGATATGACTGATATTGACTTAGGTGGGGTCAGTTACACTTATGAAACGATTAAACGGCTAAAGGAACGCAACCCTAATACTGAGTACTATTTAATTGTCGGTTACGACATTGTTGAGAGTTTATCTAAATGGTCGCACATCGATGAATTGGTTAAAGAAGTTCACTTTGTCGGAGTCTGTCGTAAAGGCTACGAAAAAAAATCCCAATATCCAACCATGTGGGTCAATACACCAGTGATTGAAATCAGTTCAACCGTGATAAGGCAACGAGTTCGTGAAGGTAAGTCGTTGAAATATTACGTTCCTGATGACGTAGCTTGGTATATTAAGGATAAAGGGATTTATAAAAAATAGTATATCTAGATTCTATTTTGTAATGAAAAAACTTTGACTATTTAAAAAATTCTTTCTTAAGTAAATAAAAAATTGCATCAATTCAGATATATAGTCGATTAACTATTTATCTGAATTGATGCTTATTTGTTTGGTCATAAAGATATAGAATCCTAAACTAACCTAATTTAATAAAGAACTTTAAGTCAAAGTTTTTTATTTTGCCTTGTGCGCTTGAAATCTTTCACGAATAAAGTAGAAACAAGTCATGAATACCAAGAAAACAACACCAATCGACAGTGAAACGGTCGTTTCTGGATTTAAGAACATGAAGACTAAAATTACTAATAACGCAGCAATAGCTAAGTAATTGCTGAGAGGATAAAAGGGCATTTTGAAAGGATGGTTCTTCATCTTATCTTTGTTGAGTCTTCTGAAATGAAGTTCACTGAATAAAATAACGAACCAAGGCACCATACCTGGTAAGACACTGGAACTGTAGACAACTACGAAGACATCGCTAGAGGTGTGGAATAAGACGGGAAGTAAGAAGTTAATGATCAAACCAATTAAAATACCTAGTGAAATAGTGATAACGGCGATATAAGGAACACCGGCTTTAGAAATTTTCTTGAATGATTTTGGTAAATTGTTTTCCAATCCTAATGTGTATAGCATCCGACTGGCACTGAACATACCTGAGTTACATCCAGAAAGCGCTGCTGTTAAAACAACGAAATTGATGATTTCAGCTGCGAAGGTAATTCCGACTTTGGCAAAAGTTTCGGTAAAGGGAGAGCCCATTGTACCTAATTTGTTCCAAGGATAAATTGAAATGATAACAAAAATTGCACCAATATAAAAAATCAAAATTCTTCCGACGATGGTCCGAATCGCGTGTACGATACTACTTTGAGGATTTTCTGCTTCACCGGCAGTGATACCAATGACTTCGATACCTTGATAAGAGGCGACAACGATTGAAAGGGCAAAAATGAATCCCTTCAAACCACCTGTGAAGAAGCCACCGTTAGTCCAAAGGTTGCTGATACCAACAGGATGTCCATTGTTACCAAGACCGAATAAGATAACTAAAAGTCCCATAATGATCATAAAAATAATGGTGATAACTTTGATCAGTGAGAACCAAAATTCCATTTCACCATAAGCTTTAACAGAAGTTAAATTGGCTAGACAAAGAGTAGCGACAACGACAACTCCAACGAGCCATTGTGGCAAATTGGGCCACCAAAATTCAAGGTAAGTCCCAACAGCAATCACTTCAGAAATACCAACGACAAGCCATTGAAAGACGTTACTCCAAGCTGTTAAATAACCAATAACTGGATGAATGTATTCGGAGCCAAATTTTGCAAAAGAACCTGTAGATGGATCTGTGTAAATCATTTCACCTAGAGCACGCATAACCATGTACAAAATCAAACCAGCAATAGCATATGCGATTAAAACCGAAGGACCTGTCCATTTGATAGTAGAAGCTGAACCCATGAATAAACCAACGCCGATTGTTCCACCCAAAGCAATCATTTGCATTTGTCGTGAAGATAGACTTCTATTTAATGACTTTTTTTCCAAAGGTGTACCGCCTTTCATAATTCCTTATTGTTCGTGATTAGCGAATCATTAGGAATATTTATCATAATAATACTATAAAACACGCCAAAAAACCTCATAAAAATGCATTTATCAACATTTTTATGAGGTTTTTACATAAATTATGTATTAACTAATTCTTTGACGTTGTGGTCGTGTCTGCATATGCGTATCAGCAATTATTAAGGTATAAGAATTTACACCGAAGAAGGCAATGATAACTAATAAACCAGTTAGCATGAAACCTAGAAACATAAATCCCAAACCTAGTAGTAATCCAAAAATTGCAAAGCAACGCATGAGGTTTTTCGATACGGTAATTAGACTATTTTCGGTCTTAAAAGTAGCGTGATAGATTGAGTCAATTTTTTGCGACTTGTAGACAGTCATATCAGCTTTGTGAATTTCTAGAGTTAGTTGATATGGATCGAAGCCATCAACAATTTTGTCCTTATCGAATTCATCCGGTACGACTTGTTTGAAAAAGCCACCAGTGATACTTAATTTTGGATAATAATTATTTGATAAAGCTATTTTTAGTTTAGGTGTGAGAGGAATTGAGCCAATTGTAGTGACTTTTGAAGTCCAGACACTTGCTAAAACATAAACACGATTATTTGCAATGTGGATGTCGACCATGGCTGAATCCAAATTTTCTAATTGGTACATTTTAAAGATGAACTTGTTCTTGAGAATTTGTTTATCTTTTAATCCCTCAAAGAGATCCTTATGATTGAGTTCTTTGACATAGTCGATATATTTATTGATAAATCCAGTTGCATCCTCAGTTAAATTTATTTTTTCATTAAATAAGACTGTCATAATTCCCCCAAAAATTGTAACGATTAATGTTAGTATAACAAAAATGTATGCGCTTTTGTGGAAAATTATGAAAACGTTTTAATTTATTCACTAATTGAGCTATTTAACCAATTTATTAAAAGTGTGCTTATAATATTTTGCTGTTTTGCATTACTGATAGATGCGGTATTATCGCCGCTTTGCTTGCCATAGCAACCAAAACCAGCATGATTACCACCTTTTATTTGTTCATAAATTGTATTGTTTGGTAGTAGTTTTTTAGTTTTCTGGTAATTGGTATGGTTCAAAACCCCGTCTTTAGTAGCAGTTAGTGAGAGAACTGGTACATTTATTTCATGTAAATCAGTTTTGTTTTCAGGATAACTTGCTAAAAAGAAAATCCCTTTGAGATCCTTAGGATTATTTTTGGCGTACTTGGCTGCCATTGTTCCGCCGAGTGAGTGTCCACCGATAATGTAACCATTGCTCTTAGAAATTTTATTAGCAGCGTTACTATTTAAAACAGCTAGATCGAGTGGGAAGTGGACGATGTAGACTGAATAGCCGGCTTGTGCTACTTTTTGAGCCCAAATACTGTAGCTTGCTGGTTCGACTAAGGCTCCTGGATAAAAAATTACTTTGGGTTTGTTATTGTCGCCTTCAAAACGAATAACATTATCTACGATTGAAGCTTCTTGTGAAGTAGAGACAGCTGTTTTGCTTGGTTGATACTCTTTATTTTTAACCACGATGACCATTATTGAAATAACTGCCAGTAGAACGATTAAAATCCCTAGTAGCCATTTCCATACTTTTTTCTTCATAAAATCCTCCCTTATAAATACTTCTCTATTGTACTTTACATTTGGTATGAAAATATGCTACATTTAAGAAAATCAATATGAATAATATTAGAAGAAGGAGTACTGTATACTTTATCCACAGGGAGTTAAGGCAAGTGAAAACTTAACGTGTCGGTATATAGGAAAAACATCTTCGTTATTTCTGGCTGAAATGCGTCTTTAAAAGTAGAGTAGGTACAGACGTGACCCAATGCGTTACAATTGGAGAGTATATTTATGTACTTTGAGGTGTTTTTTTAAAAAAACTTGGGTGGTACCGCGGAAAAGATCTTTCGTCCCTTTTATTAGGGATGGAGGATCTTTTTTTAGTTTATAGTATTCTGGATTTTAAAAGGAGAAAACAATGCAAAACGTTTTGGTTAAAGATTTATACAAAAAAGAATTTGCTGACGGTGACAAGATCACTGTTTCTGGTTGGATTCGTACAATCAGAGGTTCAAAGAGAGTTGGCTTTATCGAATTAAACGATGGTTCATTCTTCAAGAATGTGCAAGTTGTTATGACTAGCGACATGGAAAACTATGCCGAAGTAGTTAAGTACCCAATCAGTACAACTATCAAAGTTGTTGGTGAATTAGCTTTGACACCTAAAGCTCAACAACCATTTGAAATCCATGCTACAGAAGTAATTGAAGAAGGATCTTCAGACTCTGATTATCCATTGCAAAAGAAAGCTCACTCATATGAATTTATGAGAACAGTAGCTCACTTGCGTCCAAGAACTAATACTTTCTACTCAGTCTTTAGAATTCGTTCACTAGCTGCTTTTGCTATCCACGAATACTTGCAACACAATGACTTTGTTTACGTTCACACACCAATCATCACTAGTTCTGATGCTGAAGGTGCCGGTGAAATGTTTGAAGTTACAACTTTGGATATGAACAACGTTCCTAAGACAGACGATGGCAAGGTTGATTACAGCCAAGATTTCTTCAAGAAGGAAACTAACTTAACTGTTTCTGGACAACTAGAAGTTGAACCATTCGCTTTGGCATTTAGAAACGTTTATACATTCGGTCCTACATTTAGAGCTGAAAATTCACATACAGGTCGTCACGCTTCAGAATTCTGGATGATTGAACCAGAACTTGCTTTCGCCGATTTGAAAGATGAAATGAATTGTTCTGAAGCATTATTGAAGTACGTTATCAACTACGTAATGGACCATGCTAAAGAAGAACTAGAATTCTTGAATGAAAATGTTGATAACACTTTGATCGACCGTCTAAAAGCTACAGCTAACGAAGAATTTGCTCACGTAACTTATACAGATGCCATCGACATCCTAGAAAAAGCTACAGACGTTGAATTTGAAGTTAAACCTTACTGGGGACTAGATCTTGATTCTGAACACGAACGTTATCTATCAGAACAAGTTTACAAGAAGCCTGTCTTTATTACTGATTATCCTAAAGATTTCAAGGCCTTCTACATGCGTGCTAATGACGATGGTAAAACCGTTGCTGCAGCTGACTTGTTAGTTCCCGAAATTGGTGAATTGATTGGTGGTTCACAACGTGAGGAACGTTTGGACAAACTAGAAGCTAGAATGGCTGAACTTGATATGAACGAAGAAGACTACAAGTGGTACTTAGAATTACGTAAGTACGGTGGTACAGTTCACTCAGGTTTCGGTATCGGTTTTGAAAGATTAGTTATGTACATTACAGGTATGGAAAATATCAGAGATGTCATTGCTTACCCAAGAACACCTGGTAACGCTGAATTTTAATAGATAATAAATAAAGAACTCAGAAATTAATTTTTCTGGGTTCTTTATTAAGTTAAGCTAGTTTAGGATTCCGTCCTCCATAGCAAAGAAAATTTGGCTGGAACGTAGTGGGCACGATTTTGAGCTTTTGCAAAGTACGCAAAATCTCAAAACTCGGCCTTATTCTAAGCAACAAGTTGCTAAGAATAATTTCACTACTGAGCCAATTTTCTTTGCTATTCCGGACTAGATTGTGGTTTCTATTTTTATGGAATCAAACAAATAAAGCATCTATTCAGATAATAGTCGCACACACACATAGTAAGCGACTATTTCTGAATAGATGCTATTTTTGACTCAGAATCATTTGAAATAAACAATAAAAGACGTTATCTAGTCGGGAGTGGCAGCTTTGTGGATGCTCAGTACTGAAATTTCACTTAGCAACTTGTTGCTTAGTGAAAGGCCAAGCTTTAAGACAGTTCCCGGTTCTGGAATTGACTTAAAGTTGTGCCCAGTACGTTCCAGCATCCACAAAGCAGAACGGACGACGGCAGCTTAACACCAACCCAACTTAAGAAAGAACCTTAATTTTTCCGGGTTCTTTTTTACTTTAAAAAATAAAATATTTTACTAGAATACTTTATTTTATGTATTCGGTTATTAAAACTTTTGTCTTAAACTGTTTTAGACAGTTAAGAAAGAAGGAATTTTAATATGAACAACAATAACGTAAATTGGTTTGAGATTGGAACAGATCATCCTCAAGAAACAATGGATTTTTATAGTAAGATGTTTGGTTGGAAGTTTCAAGAATATACAGATATGGAAAATGAATATTATAATATTATTGAACCAGGCAATGAATATCCAACCGGTGGTATTTTGGGTACAGCTGGTAAAATTGCTGAATATTCAACATTCTATACTTTAGTAAGTGATGTTGATAAGGCAATTAAAGCGGCCAAGGATAATGGAGCAACCGTTATTTGGGGTCCTGTTACTGATAAGACAGGTTTAACTTTTGCCAGATTAAATGATAGTACTGGTCATCAATTTGGCGTATTTTCAGCAGGTCAATAGAGAAAGGGTGGTAATAATTTATGAAAGCAGTCGTCGTTTCTAAAGCTGGTGGTCCTGAAGTGTTGGAATATAAAGAAGTTCCAACACCAGAGGTAAAAACTGGTTGGTCATTGGTAAAAATTAAGGGATTTGGAATCATTCACTCTGAAATTTTTACTCGACAAGGAAAATCTCCTTCAGTCAAGTTCCCACGAATTTTGGGTATCGAATGTGTCGGAGTTATTGAAAAAACTACTGATGCCAAGCGTTTACCAGTAGGACAAAAGATTATCGCTATGAACGGTGAAATGGGACGTGATTTTGACGGTAGTTACGCTGAATATGCACTGTTGCCAAATGAAATAATTCATCCAGTTACAACGGATATTCCTTGGGAAGATTTGGCAGCTATTCCAGAAACTTTTCACACTGCTTATCGAGCATTATTACAACTTCAAATCGACAAAGCTGATTCATTATTGATTCGTGGAGGAACTAGTGGCGTCGGAATAGCGGGTTTGAAATTAGCTAAAGCGATCAATCCTAATATTAAAGTTTTGGGCACGTCTAGAAAAGCAGCTGCTAAAGAAGAAATCCTTCAATTAGGCTACGATGGTTTTGTCTTGGATGACCATCAGAAATTGCAAATGGATCAACAAGTTGACCGAATCTTTGATTTAATCGGTGCAGCAACTGCCCTAGATTCCATGAATAATTTGAAACCATTCGGTATTGCCAGTATTACTGGTGATATGGGTGGAGTTTGGGATATTGACCACTTTGATCCTGTCACAGCCATTCCCAATGATCGTTATATGACATCTTTTGCCAGCTACGTAATTGACGAAGGTCAGTTGAACGATTTATTGAAATTGATTTCTGATAAAGACGTCGATGTTCATCCAGTTAAAGTTTTCTCATTGAAGCAACTTCCTGAGGCACACGAATTTTTAGAAAATCAAATTAAACCTGGTAAAGTTGTAGTCTTACCATAAGAAGAGGCCTCATAATCGATAGTTAATCTAATGATTATGAAGCCTTTTTGATTTGCTTAAAAAAATAAAATATTCGATGAAAATACTTTATTTTATGTATGTAGAATTAAATGAGATTCGATTAAACTTATTTAGTTGCTTAAATTAATTCAGAAATAACATCTAAAACTTTGCAATTGGCATATTTGTTTAATTTTTCTAAAAATGTATTTAATTCATTATTGGAACGAAAAGCGCCATGAATCATGTAATTCATTTCGCCAGATATTTTGTAGTGATGACGAATGAAATTTCTTTGAGAATGGATGAATTGTAAGTATTTTTCGTGACTATAGTATTCCATTTGTGTTTCGATAAATACTTGATGCGTATAGCCCATTTTGTCTAAATCAACTTCAATCGTGTAACGCTTGATGATGCCTTCAGCTTCTAACTGCTCGATACGAGTATTCACGGCTGGAGGAGTCATATTGACGATTTTGGCTAATTCAGTTTTAGTGATGCGACAATTGCGATTTAATTCTTTGAGTATTCTTTGATCAATGTTGTCCATGTTGTTCCCCCATTAAGATAACTATATTATATGATGAATTATTGGTAAATAGGCGGTAGCAGCAAATACAGAAATATTACTGTGCTAATCTTTTGTCTAAAAGTCAGAAGATAATTATTATTAAAGTAAGTTAATAGAGAGGGGAAATAAATTGATAACTTATAAGAATGTCGGGATGAAGTACGGCCAAAATACGATTTTGCATGATATCAATTTAACAATCAACGACGGTGAATTGTTTGTTCTCGTTGGTCCGAGTGGTAGTGGTAAAACTACTTTATTGAGAATGCTTAATCAATTGACTGTGCCGACTGACGGGGATGTTTATTTTGCCAATCGTAAAATAAAAGATTATGACGTTCAAAAATTACGTCTGGACATGGGCTACGTTTTACAAGATAGTAGTCTGTTTCCAAACCTAAATGTTGAAGATAATATTGCCATTCAATTGGAACAAAAGGGGATTTCTAAAGCCAAACGGCACCAAAGGGCGGCTGAATTATTGGAGTCTGTGGAATTAGATCCTAAAAAGTATGCTAAGAGAATGCCTTCAGAATTGTCAGGTGGACAACAACAGCGTGTCGCCATTATTCGAGCCTTAGCAACAGAACCAAGTTTGATTTTGATGGATGAGTCATTCAGTGCTTTGGATCCAGTTTTAAGAAGAAAATCACAAGATTTGGTCTTAAAATTACATCAACAATATCAGACAACAATTGTCTTTGTTACTCACGATATGCAAGAAGCTTTGCGAATGGGCCAACGAATTGCCGTGTTAAATAAAGGTGTCGTTCAACAAGTTGGGACGCCACACGACATTATGCAAAATCCAGCAACTGATTTTGTTCGCCAATTTTTCGATACGAAGACACCACATTGGTGGGATATGGACTTTTTGATTGAGTCGGGCTTATTAAGAGAAATTCCACTTAGCGATAAATTACCAGTTGTTAATGAATTTAAGCAATTGATGAATCAGCTGAAAGATGTTAGTAAATTTGATTTTCAATATCAAAATAAGGGGTATTCAATGACTGCTCAAGAATTGATTGCCTATTTGGGTCAAGAAGGGGGTAGTCGTTAATGCAAGTATTGATGCAGACGATTGTTGATCAACGAGGGGAAATTTTAAAAGCCTTGTATCAACATATTGAAATTTCATTTATTTCTTTGTTGATTGCGATGTTGATTGCAATTCCATTAGCAATATTATTACGAAATCATCGTCGCTTTGGTGAAATTGGTTTACAAATTGCCGGAATTATTCAGACTATTCCTAGTCTTGCTTTGTTAGGATTATTAATTCCTATTGTGGGTATTGGTACAGTGCCGGCGGTAGTGGCTTTGACAATGTATGCTATTATGCCGTTGTATCAAAATACTTATTCTGGTTTAACTAACATTGATCCTAATCTAGAGGAAGCGGCAGTGGCCTTTGGTTTATCGAAATGGAAAAGATTGCAACGATTGGAATTTCCATTAGCTTTACCAATGATAATTTCTGGAATTAGAATTGCCTTAGTTATGATTATTGGTACTGCCACTTTAGCTGCCTTCATTGGTGCTGGTGGCTTAGGTGATTACATCATGCTAGGAATTCAACAAAACAATAACTACTATTTGGTCATTGGTGGTGTTTTATCAGCATTGTTGGCCTTTATTTTCAGTGGATTATTGAAGTATATGGGTTCATCAAAAAAACGTATTTATGGTGGCGGAATCGTTATTCTGTTGTTCTTGCTAGGTATCGGTGGTAGTCGAGTATATCAAGCAGTTAAGCCTCAACCAGTGAATATTACGATTGCTGGAAAACTCGGTAGTGAACCAGAAATTCTGATGAATATGTATAAGGATTTGATCAAACAAGATCAGCCAAATGCCAACATTACTTTAAAACCTAATTTTGGTGGTACGACATTCTTATTTAAAGCCTTGAAGAAAAATCAAATCGATATTTATCCAGAATTTACAGGAACGGTTTTGGAAGCTTTAGTCAATTACGACAAACCAACGCCAAAGAATCCGAAGACAACTTACAAACTTGCTAAAAATAAATTGTCTAAGGAAGAAAACATGGCTTTCTTGAAACCAATGGAATATGAAAATGGATATGATTTGGCGGTTACTAAAGAATTCTCAGAAAAATACAATGTAACCAAGTTGAGTGATTTAGAGCGTGTCAACGATAAGGTCAAAGCGGCTTTTGATCCAGACTTCTCAAATCAACCAGATGGTTATTTAGGCCTAAAGAAGAAGTACAATTTGAACTTTGCTTCAATCAACCGGATGGAACCAAGTTTGCGTTATAAGGCGATTGCCCATAAACGTGTCAACTTGGTTGATGGTTATACGACTGATCCGCAAGTTCAACAATATCATTTGGTCGTTTTGAAAGATGATAAGCATTTCTTCCCACCATATCAAGGTGCTCCTTTGATGAATAGTGATTTTGCTAAGAAGAATCCTAAGGTAGTGAAGAGCTTGAATAAGTTAGCTGGTAAAATTTCAGCTGAAGATATGCAGAAGATGAATTATCAAGTTTCAGTTAAGAATAAAAAAGCTAGTGTTGTAGCTCACGATTATCTAGTTAAACATAATTTATTGAAAGACTAAAAAAACTCTATTAGATGTTTCAAAGCATCTAATAGAGTTTTTGTTTAATTAAAGTTAAAAATTGCGGTGATAAATGTTGCAGCACCTAGAAAAATTCCGGGAACATTGGCCCAAATAATTGGCCAGTCCTTTTTTTTCTTTAATAAGCCATAGGCCGTCCAAATAGTACAGTTTATAAAGGCAACTAATGGTTGGATAGGGTTGCCTTTACTTCCAGATAAATTTGATATAATTTGTGGAACGTATGAAACATACATTAACACGGACATCATACTGGCTATTGTCCCAATTTTTTCGACTTTCTCTGAACTTACCCTCTGCAATAAAATTGACTTCCTTTCAATATACAGCTTTTTTTGTCTTCAGTTCATTGGACAAAAGTCAATTTCTAAACTATACATAATGTAAATCAAGGAAAAATACAAGTCAATTAAAGTGATGTTTCATGAAACGGAGGAATTTATTTATTTTGAAAATCATCTAAAATCTCTCTAACTTCGTCAGTTGAGTTTGCTTGTAACATTTCATTTCTCAAATCAGTAGCGCCCAATTCTGGACGAGCGTAGAT comes from Companilactobacillus pabuli and encodes:
- a CDS encoding SemiSWEET family transporter, which gives rise to MMSVLMYVSYVPQIISNLSGSKGNPIQPLVAFINCTIWTAYGLLKKKKDWPIIWANVPGIFLGAATFITAIFNFN
- a CDS encoding ABC transporter permease/substrate-binding protein, with product MQVLMQTIVDQRGEILKALYQHIEISFISLLIAMLIAIPLAILLRNHRRFGEIGLQIAGIIQTIPSLALLGLLIPIVGIGTVPAVVALTMYAIMPLYQNTYSGLTNIDPNLEEAAVAFGLSKWKRLQRLEFPLALPMIISGIRIALVMIIGTATLAAFIGAGGLGDYIMLGIQQNNNYYLVIGGVLSALLAFIFSGLLKYMGSSKKRIYGGGIVILLFLLGIGGSRVYQAVKPQPVNITIAGKLGSEPEILMNMYKDLIKQDQPNANITLKPNFGGTTFLFKALKKNQIDIYPEFTGTVLEALVNYDKPTPKNPKTTYKLAKNKLSKEENMAFLKPMEYENGYDLAVTKEFSEKYNVTKLSDLERVNDKVKAAFDPDFSNQPDGYLGLKKKYNLNFASINRMEPSLRYKAIAHKRVNLVDGYTTDPQVQQYHLVVLKDDKHFFPPYQGAPLMNSDFAKKNPKVVKSLNKLAGKISAEDMQKMNYQVSVKNKKASVVAHDYLVKHNLLKD